In Anaerococcus prevotii DSM 20548, the genomic window ATATATCACTAGCTTTTTCATAAATCTTAATACTCTCATCGAGATTGTCTTTGTTATTTTCCAACTTTTCTAAGAGCTCTTCTATTTTTTCGAAATTTTCTTCTATTGACTTATCAATCAACTACTTCCACCTTTACTTTTCCATCGCTAAATTCTATAAAAGCAATATCAGATTTTTTAAGAGAATGTTTAGAGAATACTATATTACCCATATTATCTTTGATATGAATATTATTTTTGCCAATTTCTATTATATCATTGAACCTCTTTAACTCTGATGAAATAAGCCTTAGTCTTTGCTCATTATATGACAAGTTTGACTTTAATTTTATATCTAAATCTTTTTTTAGATAAGTAAGACTATTTATTTTTTTATCAATCTCCCTTAAAGGGCTTTGTCTCTCCAGTTTTTTTCTCGTCTTAAGAAGTTTATATTCATAATCCCTAATCCTAGATAGGGTTATTTCACCCATTTTATCAATAGTATTTTTCATTTCTTTAGAGATATTAGAATAATTTTTAATCACATACGATCCTG contains:
- the xseB gene encoding exodeoxyribonuclease VII small subunit encodes the protein MIDKSIEENFEKIEELLEKLENNKDNLDESIKIYEKASDIYKKLEERLNEYKAKVETITSDE